Proteins from a genomic interval of Pantoea deleyi:
- a CDS encoding adenylosuccinate synthase — MGKNVVVLGTQWGDEGKGKIVDLLTERANYVVRYQGGHNAGHTLVINGEKTVLHLIPSGILRDNVTSIIGNGVVLSPEALMKEMKGLEARGIPVRERLLISEACPLILQYHVAMDMARERARGAKAIGTTGRGIGPAYEDKVARRALRVSDLFNKETFAAKLKEVVDFYNFQLVEYYKEPAVDFDKVLSDVMDVADILTGMVVDVSELLDTARKRGDLIMFEGAQGTLLDIDHGTYPYVTSSNTTAGGVATGSGIGPRYVDYVLGIVKAYSTRVGAGPFPTELFDETGEFLCAQGHEFGATTGRRRRTGWLDAVAVRRAVQINSLSGFCMTKLDVLDGLKEVKICVAYRLPDGREVTTTPLAAENWEGIEPIYETLPGWSEKTFGVKTLEGLPQAARDYIKRVEEVTGVPIDIISTGPDRSETMILRDPFDA, encoded by the coding sequence ATGGGTAAGAACGTCGTCGTACTGGGCACCCAATGGGGTGACGAAGGTAAAGGTAAGATTGTAGACCTTCTGACTGAGCGCGCGAATTACGTTGTGCGTTATCAAGGCGGCCACAATGCGGGCCACACGCTTGTCATCAACGGTGAAAAAACCGTCCTCCACCTGATCCCTTCTGGCATTCTGCGCGATAACGTGACCAGCATCATTGGTAACGGCGTAGTGCTCTCTCCTGAAGCCTTAATGAAAGAGATGAAAGGTTTGGAAGCGCGCGGGATTCCGGTACGTGAACGTCTGCTGATTTCTGAAGCCTGTCCGCTGATCCTGCAATATCACGTTGCGATGGACATGGCGCGTGAACGTGCGCGCGGTGCGAAAGCGATCGGTACCACCGGTCGCGGTATCGGACCGGCTTACGAAGATAAAGTTGCCCGCCGCGCACTGCGCGTCAGCGACCTCTTCAACAAAGAAACCTTTGCTGCCAAGCTGAAAGAAGTCGTCGATTTCTACAACTTCCAGCTGGTCGAGTACTACAAAGAGCCAGCCGTTGACTTCGACAAAGTGCTCAGCGATGTGATGGACGTTGCCGACATCCTCACAGGCATGGTGGTTGACGTCTCTGAACTGCTGGACACCGCGCGTAAGCGTGGCGATCTGATTATGTTTGAAGGTGCGCAGGGTACGCTGCTGGATATCGACCACGGTACCTATCCGTATGTGACGTCGTCCAACACGACCGCAGGCGGCGTGGCAACCGGTTCAGGTATCGGTCCGCGTTATGTCGACTACGTGCTGGGTATTGTGAAAGCGTACTCAACCCGCGTGGGTGCCGGTCCGTTCCCGACCGAACTGTTTGATGAGACCGGCGAATTCCTGTGTGCGCAGGGCCATGAGTTTGGCGCGACCACCGGACGACGTCGTCGTACCGGCTGGCTGGATGCCGTCGCCGTGCGCCGTGCGGTCCAGATTAACTCCCTGTCAGGTTTCTGCATGACCAAGCTGGACGTGCTGGATGGCCTGAAAGAGGTGAAAATCTGTGTGGCTTACCGTCTGCCGGATGGCCGTGAAGTCACCACCACGCCACTGGCTGCCGAGAACTGGGAAGGCATTGAGCCGATCTACGAAACGCTGCCAGGCTGGAGCGAGAAAACATTCGGCGTGAAGACGCTGGAAGGCCTGCCTCAGGCTGCACGCGATTACATCAAGCGTGTGGAAGAGGTGACCGGTGTGCCGATTGACATCATCTCAACCGGTCCCGATCGCAGTGAAACAATGATTCTGCGCGACCCGTTTGACGCGTAA
- the nsrR gene encoding nitric oxide-sensing transcriptional repressor NsrR: MQLTSFTDYGLRALIYLASLPEGQQTNITEVTNTYGLSRNHMVKIINQLSREGYVAATRGKNGGIRLGMSPRQIVIGDVVRKMEPLQLVDCASCAITPACRLKQALHDAVQRFLQELDSYTLADLVEGNTPLYEIILSLSPAEINIK; this comes from the coding sequence GTGCAGCTCACAAGTTTTACTGATTATGGCCTGCGGGCCCTGATTTATCTGGCCTCTCTGCCCGAAGGCCAGCAGACCAATATTACTGAAGTGACGAACACCTACGGTTTGTCACGTAACCACATGGTCAAAATCATTAATCAGCTGAGCCGGGAAGGCTATGTCGCAGCCACACGCGGTAAAAATGGCGGGATTCGCCTGGGGATGTCGCCCCGTCAGATTGTGATTGGCGATGTCGTACGAAAAATGGAGCCACTGCAATTAGTGGATTGTGCCTCCTGTGCTATTACGCCAGCCTGCCGTCTTAAGCAGGCGCTGCATGATGCAGTACAGCGATTTTTGCAGGAGCTGGATAGCTATACGCTGGCAGATTTGGTCGAAGGGAATACACCACTTTATGAAATCATCCTGTCCCTGTCGCCAGCGGAAATAAATATTAAATGA
- the rnr gene encoding ribonuclease R, translating into MSKDPFQDREAEKYENPIPSREFILALLEKREKPASREELAEEMNLHDEEHLEALRRRLRAMERDGQLVFTRRQCYALPERLDLLRGKVIGHRDGYGFLRAEGQKDDLYLSAEQMKFCMHGDVILAQPLGADRKGRREARVVRVQEPRNNQIVGRYFTDAGAGFVVPDDSRLSFDILIPPEETMNARMGSVVVVELVQRPNRRSKAIGKVTEILGDDMGTSLAVDMALRTHEIPHTWPPEVEAQVSQLKEEVPEEAKKGRVDLRKLPLVTIDGEDARDFDDAVYCEKKRGGGWRLWVAIADVSYYVRPGTPLDNEAHQRGTSVYFPSQVVPMLPEVLSNGLCSLNPQVDRLCMVCEMTISSKGKLTGFKHYEAVMNSHARLTYNKVWNILQGDKELRQHYAPLVKDLEELHNLYQVLDAAREERGGISFETEEAKFIFNAERRIERVERASRNDAHKLIEECMILANIASARFVEKNQEPALFRDHDRPTDESIKSFRTVLNELGLSLPGGNKPQPVDYAALLKQVADRPDAEMLQTMLLRSMKQAVYDPENRGHFGLALSSYAHFTSPIRRYPDLTLHRAIKYLLAKEQDQGKGLVQRAIKYLMPKERSVASDMTTATGGYHYDMPQMLQLGLHCSLTERRADEATRDVADWLKCDFMQDQVGNVFNGVISSVTGFGFFVRLSDLFIDGLVHVSTLDNDYYRFDPVGQRLIGESGGRTYRLGDAVEVRVEAVHMDERKIDFALISSQRQVRGEGKTARDRAKRDDQAPAKRRRNVSRKSNFEPDAAFRGNKGKPAAESGGKKSKNVSEKTRKIAAATKAKRARKKAEPES; encoded by the coding sequence ATGTCAAAAGATCCTTTTCAGGATAGAGAAGCTGAAAAATACGAAAACCCTATTCCAAGCCGTGAATTTATTCTGGCGCTGTTAGAGAAACGTGAAAAACCGGCCAGCCGTGAAGAGCTGGCTGAAGAGATGAATCTGCACGACGAAGAGCACCTTGAGGCGCTGCGTCGCCGCCTTCGCGCGATGGAGCGCGATGGTCAGCTGGTCTTCACCCGCCGTCAGTGCTATGCGCTGCCAGAACGTCTTGATCTCCTGCGCGGTAAAGTGATCGGCCATCGTGATGGCTATGGCTTCCTGCGCGCGGAAGGTCAGAAAGATGACCTCTATCTCTCTGCCGAACAGATGAAATTCTGTATGCACGGGGATGTGATCCTGGCGCAGCCGCTGGGTGCCGACCGCAAAGGCCGCCGCGAGGCGCGCGTGGTTCGCGTGCAGGAGCCGCGCAACAATCAGATCGTTGGCCGCTACTTTACCGATGCCGGAGCCGGCTTCGTGGTGCCCGACGACAGCCGCCTGAGCTTCGATATTCTCATTCCACCGGAAGAGACGATGAACGCCCGCATGGGTTCCGTGGTGGTGGTCGAGCTGGTTCAGCGTCCGAACCGTCGCAGCAAAGCGATCGGTAAAGTGACGGAGATCCTGGGCGACGACATGGGCACCAGCCTGGCCGTCGATATGGCGCTGCGCACCCATGAGATCCCGCACACCTGGCCGCCGGAAGTGGAAGCGCAGGTCAGCCAGCTGAAAGAGGAGGTCCCGGAAGAGGCGAAAAAAGGCCGCGTCGACCTGCGTAAGCTGCCGCTCGTCACCATCGATGGTGAAGATGCTCGCGACTTCGACGATGCCGTCTACTGCGAGAAGAAACGCGGTGGCGGATGGCGTCTGTGGGTCGCTATCGCCGATGTCAGCTACTACGTTCGTCCGGGCACGCCTCTGGATAACGAAGCGCATCAGCGTGGCACCTCGGTCTACTTCCCGTCGCAGGTCGTACCGATGCTGCCGGAAGTGCTCTCCAACGGCCTGTGTTCGCTCAACCCGCAGGTCGACCGCCTCTGTATGGTCTGTGAAATGACCATTTCCAGCAAAGGGAAACTCACCGGCTTCAAACACTACGAAGCGGTGATGAACTCCCATGCACGTCTGACCTACAACAAAGTCTGGAACATCCTGCAGGGCGACAAAGAGCTGCGTCAGCACTATGCGCCGCTGGTCAAAGACCTGGAAGAGCTGCATAACCTCTATCAGGTGCTGGACGCGGCCCGCGAAGAGCGTGGCGGCATTTCCTTTGAAACGGAAGAGGCGAAGTTTATTTTCAACGCCGAGCGCCGTATCGAACGGGTTGAACGCGCCTCGCGCAATGACGCGCACAAGCTGATCGAAGAGTGCATGATCCTGGCTAACATCGCCTCGGCACGCTTTGTGGAGAAAAACCAGGAGCCTGCGCTGTTCCGCGACCACGATCGCCCGACGGATGAGAGCATCAAGAGCTTCCGGACCGTGCTCAACGAGCTGGGTCTGAGCCTGCCGGGCGGCAACAAACCGCAGCCTGTCGACTATGCGGCCCTGCTGAAGCAGGTGGCCGACCGTCCTGATGCGGAGATGCTGCAGACCATGCTGCTGCGCTCCATGAAGCAGGCCGTATATGACCCGGAAAACCGTGGCCACTTTGGTCTGGCGCTCTCGTCGTATGCCCACTTCACCTCGCCGATCCGTCGTTACCCGGATCTGACGCTGCACCGCGCCATCAAATATCTGCTGGCCAAAGAGCAGGATCAGGGGAAAGGGCTGGTTCAGCGTGCGATCAAATACCTCATGCCGAAAGAGCGCAGCGTAGCCAGTGACATGACGACGGCGACCGGCGGTTATCACTACGACATGCCGCAGATGCTGCAGCTGGGTCTGCACTGCTCCCTGACCGAACGCCGCGCGGACGAAGCAACGCGCGACGTCGCGGACTGGCTCAAGTGTGACTTCATGCAGGATCAGGTCGGCAACGTCTTTAACGGCGTGATCTCCAGCGTCACCGGCTTTGGCTTCTTTGTCCGCTTAAGCGATCTCTTTATCGATGGTCTGGTCCACGTCTCGACGCTCGACAACGACTACTACCGTTTTGACCCGGTAGGTCAGCGTCTGATCGGCGAATCCGGCGGTCGCACCTATCGTCTGGGTGACGCGGTCGAAGTGCGGGTGGAAGCGGTCCATATGGATGAGCGTAAGATCGACTTCGCCCTGATCTCCAGCCAGCGCCAGGTGCGCGGCGAAGGCAAAACCGCGCGTGACCGTGCGAAGCGTGACGATCAGGCGCCGGCGAAGCGTCGCCGTAACGTGAGCCGGAAGTCGAATTTCGAGCCGGATGCTGCGTTCCGCGGCAACAAGGGCAAGCCTGCTGCCGAAAGTGGCGGGAAAAAAAGTAAAAACGTCTCGGAAAAAACCCGTAAAATCGCCGCCGCCACAAAGGCGAAGCGCGCCAGGAAAAAGGCTGAGCCTGAGAGCTGA
- the rlmB gene encoding 23S rRNA (guanosine(2251)-2'-O)-methyltransferase RlmB, whose protein sequence is MSEIIFGIHAVQALLERNPQRFQEVFILKGRDDRRLQPVVAALEAQGIVIQLADRKWLDSQVEGGVHQGIIARVKPGRQYQEGDLPDLLQSLEKPFLLVLDGVTDPHNLGACLRSADAAGVHAVIVPKDRSAPLNATAKKVASGAAESVPLIRVTNLARTLRLLQEYNIWVVGTAGEADHTVFQSKMTGPMALVMGAEGEGMRRLTREHCDELISIPMAGSVSSLNVSVATGVCLFEAVRQRNA, encoded by the coding sequence ATGAGCGAAATTATTTTTGGTATCCACGCCGTGCAGGCGCTGCTGGAACGTAACCCACAACGTTTCCAGGAAGTCTTTATCCTCAAAGGCCGCGACGATCGTCGCCTGCAACCCGTGGTCGCCGCGCTGGAAGCTCAGGGGATCGTGATTCAGCTGGCGGACCGTAAATGGCTCGACAGCCAGGTCGAAGGCGGTGTTCATCAGGGCATCATCGCCCGGGTGAAGCCTGGCCGTCAGTATCAGGAGGGCGATCTGCCGGACCTGCTGCAGAGCCTGGAGAAACCGTTCCTGCTGGTGCTGGATGGCGTCACCGATCCGCACAACCTGGGGGCCTGCCTGCGCAGCGCCGATGCGGCGGGCGTGCACGCGGTCATCGTGCCGAAAGATCGCTCTGCGCCGCTGAATGCCACTGCCAAAAAAGTGGCCAGCGGTGCGGCCGAAAGTGTGCCGTTGATCCGCGTGACTAACCTGGCCCGGACGCTGCGTCTGCTGCAGGAGTACAACATCTGGGTGGTCGGCACCGCAGGTGAAGCCGACCACACGGTCTTCCAGAGCAAAATGACCGGCCCGATGGCGCTGGTGATGGGCGCGGAAGGCGAAGGGATGCGTCGTCTGACCCGTGAACATTGCGATGAGCTGATCAGCATTCCGATGGCGGGCAGCGTCTCGTCACTGAATGTGTCGGTCGCGACCGGTGTCTGCCTGTTCGAAGCGGTGCGCCAGCGTAACGCCTGA
- a CDS encoding isovaleryl-CoA dehydrogenase encodes MTWTTHTVFNQPHPLSNSNLFLSDTPLGEALSREGAGWDREWLASVSQQLGSAESLELGRLANAEPPELLRYDARGERLDEVRFHPAWHLLMQGVCASRLHNLSWQPTVREQATVARAARFILHAQVEAGTLCPMTMTHAAIPLLQRWLPARFEGWLDPLLSDRYDTHAQPGDQKRGLLIGMGMTEKQGGSDLLISTTRAEPLAARGPGEAYRLTGHKWFFSVPQSDAHLVLAQTPAGLSCFFLPRLLPDGTRNAIQLEQLKAKLGNRSNASGEVEFRDATGWLLGEEGEGVRLILKMAGMTRFDCALGSHGQMRRAFSVALWHAHQRQVMGKSLLEQPLMRQVLARQALQLEGQTALLMRLARAWSQPANAHEVAFARLMTPAAKYQICKAGMPFVAESMEVLGGIGYCEASELPRLYRDMPVNSIWEGSGNVMCLDVLRVLARHGGVMTMLNQEFEAVKGSNRHFDARWRQLRLKLRQVPEEQAREVTRALLQLATGAQLLKYAEPPLADAWCQQWLDPRGLRPLDPVVTERLLARACGR; translated from the coding sequence ATGACCTGGACAACACACACCGTTTTTAATCAGCCCCATCCTCTGAGCAATAGCAACCTCTTCCTGTCTGATACGCCGCTTGGCGAGGCGTTGTCACGCGAAGGCGCTGGCTGGGACCGGGAGTGGCTGGCGTCGGTGAGCCAGCAGCTGGGCAGCGCCGAGTCGCTGGAGCTGGGCCGGCTTGCCAATGCGGAACCGCCCGAGCTGCTGCGCTACGACGCCCGTGGCGAACGCCTGGATGAGGTTCGTTTTCATCCCGCCTGGCACCTGCTGATGCAGGGCGTCTGTGCCAGCCGGCTGCATAACCTCAGCTGGCAGCCGACGGTGCGGGAGCAGGCCACTGTGGCGCGCGCGGCGCGCTTTATTCTGCACGCTCAGGTAGAGGCGGGCACGCTCTGTCCGATGACCATGACGCACGCGGCGATTCCGCTGCTTCAGCGCTGGCTGCCCGCCCGGTTTGAGGGCTGGCTCGATCCGCTGCTCAGCGATCGCTACGACACCCATGCCCAGCCCGGCGACCAGAAGCGGGGGCTGCTGATCGGAATGGGGATGACCGAAAAGCAGGGCGGCAGCGATCTGCTTATCAGCACCACCCGCGCGGAACCGCTGGCGGCACGCGGCCCCGGTGAAGCCTACCGGCTGACCGGCCACAAGTGGTTCTTCTCCGTGCCGCAGAGCGATGCGCATCTGGTGCTGGCTCAGACACCTGCCGGATTGAGCTGCTTCTTCCTGCCGCGTCTGCTGCCCGACGGAACACGCAACGCCATTCAGCTTGAGCAGCTCAAAGCGAAGCTCGGCAATCGCTCGAACGCCAGCGGCGAGGTGGAGTTCCGCGACGCCACCGGCTGGCTGCTGGGGGAAGAGGGCGAAGGTGTGCGGCTGATCCTGAAAATGGCCGGGATGACGCGCTTCGACTGCGCGCTCGGCAGCCATGGGCAGATGCGACGCGCCTTCTCAGTGGCGCTCTGGCATGCGCATCAGCGCCAGGTTATGGGCAAGAGTCTGCTGGAGCAGCCCCTGATGCGTCAGGTGCTGGCCCGGCAGGCGCTGCAGCTGGAGGGACAGACCGCGCTGCTGATGCGGCTGGCGCGCGCCTGGTCACAACCGGCAAACGCGCACGAGGTCGCCTTTGCCCGGCTCATGACGCCAGCGGCGAAATATCAGATCTGCAAAGCGGGGATGCCGTTTGTGGCGGAGTCGATGGAAGTGCTGGGCGGCATCGGCTACTGCGAAGCGAGCGAGCTGCCTCGTCTCTATCGTGATATGCCGGTGAACAGCATCTGGGAGGGATCGGGCAACGTCATGTGTCTGGATGTCCTGCGCGTGCTCGCCCGTCACGGCGGGGTGATGACGATGCTGAATCAGGAATTTGAAGCGGTGAAAGGGAGCAACCGTCACTTCGATGCCCGCTGGCGTCAGCTGCGGCTGAAGCTCCGTCAGGTGCCCGAAGAGCAGGCGCGCGAAGTGACCCGCGCGCTGCTGCAGCTGGCGACGGGCGCGCAGCTGCTGAAATATGCCGAACCGCCGCTGGCCGATGCCTGGTGCCAGCAGTGGCTCGATCCCCGTGGTTTACGTCCGCTCGATCCGGTTGTGACCGAACGGCTACTGGCGCGCGCCTGCGGCCGGTGA
- the bsmA gene encoding biofilm peroxide resistance protein BsmA: MRSAYLLVISLLLAGCSALETTPKAPPAPASQAQEISRAQSGGLPKLGNITVNVHGSPDDAQRAVAAQANQAGAAYYQIVMLSETVMPGFWYASAILYGASPAAGARQ; encoded by the coding sequence ATGCGTTCCGCTTATTTACTGGTGATAAGCCTGCTGCTGGCAGGCTGTTCCGCGCTGGAAACGACGCCCAAAGCGCCGCCCGCGCCCGCGTCGCAGGCGCAGGAGATCTCACGGGCGCAGAGTGGCGGTTTACCGAAGCTGGGCAACATTACCGTCAACGTGCACGGATCGCCGGATGATGCCCAGCGGGCCGTGGCCGCGCAGGCGAATCAGGCTGGTGCCGCCTACTATCAGATTGTGATGCTGAGCGAAACGGTCATGCCGGGCTTCTGGTACGCCAGCGCCATCCTTTATGGTGCCTCACCGGCCGCAGGCGCGCGCCAGTAG